Proteins from a single region of Runella sp. SP2:
- a CDS encoding helix-turn-helix domain-containing protein: MSIMNRSDSEILEKLTRLIENNVSNSELSLEAVYKELGVSKTRLHRIVKDKTQLSTTLYIRSIRLDKAKALLDSSNLRITEIAGLVGIDSPQNFSKYFIQAYGISPTEYRKSKNNLPIPQEVEVVVEEVLLPEETPPPPSSPMTRRNWVVVGLIIMVIMAGGVFWGMLKSSTANASDDYLPHFDNSVAILPFKSLNQNPALADGILNGLHSSLSLIENLKVIAQGSTNQYRDSNKTNGQIGKELGVVYLLKGTVKEQNNAIEIGLSLIRAQDEHQVWSQQFKGDLSQLFRLKNEMIQGIVAQLKQKISPALLQELERVPTQNQEAYQEFLLGRTLCLTRTKEKLLESILRFDKALALDSTFAEAQAYKASACLFLGNMGYRELQPSMELAEEQALKAIQLDEHNSTAYATLGNIYRGRFRWKQAKTAYEISLKYRPNDAQTIYWYSLLLRSMGQLNEALRYSTKAVSLDPLYPVILSGHIWNCAYANRDDLAQKALADGKLIFDDSFVYYMARGEYELYHNRFDKALKEFTKMEQLNPNMKYGNVSSAYCAARLGSPAPTRTLLNKMGSEAQDFVSKSMLYAGLGQKDSSLICLEKAASMGRVSSEILVTPMYRAIRKEPRFQAVLKKFGLPTTSSVE; the protein is encoded by the coding sequence GCTTTATATTAGGAGTATTCGTCTTGACAAAGCCAAGGCGCTGCTTGATTCTTCCAATTTGCGTATCACCGAAATCGCGGGTTTGGTAGGTATAGATAGCCCCCAAAATTTTAGCAAGTATTTTATTCAAGCCTATGGCATTAGCCCTACGGAATACCGAAAAAGTAAAAATAATTTACCGATTCCGCAGGAAGTAGAGGTCGTTGTAGAAGAGGTTTTGTTGCCTGAAGAAACGCCGCCGCCGCCGAGTAGCCCAATGACGCGTCGGAATTGGGTCGTTGTTGGCCTAATAATAATGGTTATAATGGCGGGCGGGGTGTTTTGGGGAATGTTAAAATCTTCGACGGCCAACGCCTCCGACGATTACCTGCCGCATTTTGACAATTCAGTTGCCATTTTGCCTTTCAAAAGTCTTAACCAAAATCCCGCTTTGGCGGACGGTATTTTGAACGGCCTGCATTCATCGCTTTCGTTGATTGAAAACCTAAAAGTGATTGCCCAAGGTTCAACAAATCAGTACCGAGATTCCAACAAAACCAATGGGCAGATTGGGAAAGAACTGGGGGTGGTGTATCTATTAAAAGGAACGGTCAAGGAGCAGAACAACGCCATCGAAATAGGCCTGTCGCTGATACGCGCGCAGGACGAACATCAAGTTTGGAGTCAACAATTCAAAGGGGATTTATCCCAACTTTTCCGATTGAAGAATGAGATGATACAAGGCATTGTGGCGCAATTGAAACAAAAAATTTCGCCCGCGCTTTTGCAAGAATTGGAACGCGTACCTACGCAAAATCAGGAAGCTTATCAGGAGTTTTTGCTCGGACGTACCTTATGCCTGACCCGTACCAAAGAAAAATTGCTCGAAAGTATTCTTCGTTTTGACAAGGCGCTGGCCCTAGACTCCACCTTTGCCGAAGCTCAAGCCTACAAAGCGAGTGCGTGCTTGTTTTTAGGAAATATGGGGTATCGGGAGCTACAGCCGTCGATGGAGCTGGCCGAAGAGCAAGCGCTCAAAGCCATTCAGTTGGATGAACATAACAGTACAGCCTATGCCACGCTGGGCAATATTTACCGTGGACGGTTTAGGTGGAAACAAGCCAAAACGGCCTACGAAATCTCTCTCAAATATCGCCCTAACGATGCCCAAACTATCTACTGGTACAGTCTGTTATTGCGCTCCATGGGCCAGCTGAACGAAGCCCTGCGGTATAGCACCAAGGCTGTTTCGTTAGATCCATTGTATCCCGTAATTCTCTCTGGTCATATCTGGAATTGTGCGTATGCCAATCGTGACGATTTAGCTCAAAAAGCCCTTGCCGACGGAAAATTGATTTTTGATGACTCCTTTGTGTATTACATGGCGAGAGGTGAGTATGAGCTGTACCACAACCGGTTCGATAAAGCCCTGAAGGAGTTTACGAAAATGGAACAACTCAATCCAAACATGAAGTACGGGAATGTAAGCAGTGCGTATTGCGCGGCTAGGTTGGGAAGTCCAGCCCCTACTCGTACGTTGCTGAATAAAATGGGTAGCGAAGCGCAGGATTTTGTCAGCAAATCCATGCTTTATGCTGGCTTAGGTCAAAAAGACAGCAGTTTAATTTGTTTGGAAAAGGCAGCTTCGATGGGGCGTGTCTCTTCCGAGATTTTAGTGACTCCCATGTACAGAGCCATTCGCAAAGAGCCCCGCTTCCAGGCCGTTTTAAAAAAGTTTGGCTTGCCCACTACTTCATCAGTAGAGTAA